A single Drosophila miranda strain MSH22 chromosome XR, D.miranda_PacBio2.1, whole genome shotgun sequence DNA region contains:
- the LOC108151520 gene encoding C2 domain-containing protein 3 isoform X2: protein MEAMKKLDADLVALFATAAAEPLEQLKKQQKLWPEQELQLQQSPADTELVITPEIFQRCNALQLHLEAVTLQPEGTQRMELLQSEVRPIFTVECQLSEDLIKSVARYPMFHVMQFESEKFQSLTQCTRFGQTQTREVQLAWNDNEDMGHVDLTIWWREPGTCLNEMLGMGRLHLRELYEASLLEQCKCVAVKRRDVHLGSIYVKISLRFDEQLEARRLANKNSANMVGQKPNQNPKQIPNQNQNQNETGSSSGSTNQAATAPANHSSKEALTPPQPPPPPPPPPKANGNRKALLASVNFMAETTKVRLLRGYIYAGELRQLSPTDTAVGQELSLQPFWQPQPLVAKLNDVGSFQLQEQFAIINDEKFLLSVDRQQLLMELRPLGGLVRLPLHQFYIAYRDASITNHLCKGKLPVISIDGWAPIVHPQTQAQLGELKVLLAIGSESQIAQLKQQRGFDQDNNQVPTSSRTTDLLDMLQNALTASPPPAKVTTGAGPSPPIAGAAPSAASKFSFDLHIVGAAGLPLNPGYGKSGKKQAKRQAAAKQRFPPNESPNTYVTFQALKSNSPTYKSHEGLVYATPVVEKSTTPQWRTKFRVEVSLDYLNNPQKLFILKLWKKAAINASGSTEPTPLEDAIIGFAALNLSHKKPGGEPAFPSGWHNIVDFNGRVTGGLEAHVEPLPPPGGTSMDTVIDQFEQSMELTHLHLGQAIKRKYTELEQISQRLRTRLVDVTEEALTSPEYDLDAALDNWKMVETDGYDDELVADFERALRTPTPPNSPPPTAQRPSNESGRE from the exons ATGGAGGCCATGAAGAAACTGGACGCGGATCTGGTGGCTCTCtttgccaccgccgccgctgagccgttggagcagctgaagaagcagcagaagcTGTGGCCGGAGCAGGAACTCCAGCTGCAGCAGTCCCCTGCTGATACGGAGCTGGTCATCACGCCGGAGATCTTCCAGCGCTGCAATGCGCTGCAGCTGCACCTGGAGGCGGTTACCCTGCAGCCGGAGGGCACCCAGCGCATGGAGCTGCTGCAGAGCGAGGTGCGTCCCATCTTCACCGTGGAGTGCCAGCTGTCCGAGGACCTGATCAAGTCGGTGGCCCGCTATCCCATGTTCCACGTGATGCAGTTCGAGTCGGAGAAGTTCCAGAGCCTGACGCAGTGCACCCGTTTCGGGCAGACGCAGACGCGCGAGGTGCAGCTGGCCTGGAACGACAACGAAGACATGGGTCATGTGGATCTGACCATTTGGTGGCGTGAGCCGGGCACCTGTCTCAACGAAATGCTGGGCATGGGCCGGCTCCACCTCAGGGAGCTGTACGAGGCCTCGCTGCTGGAGCAGTGCAAGTGCGTGGCCGTGAAGCGGCGCGACGTCCACCTGGGCAGCATCTATGTGAAGATCAGCCTGCGCTTTGACGAGCAGCTGGAGGCCAGGCGCCTGGCCAACAAGAATTCGGCGAATATGGTTGGCCAGAAGCCGAACCAAAACCCAAAACAGATTcccaatcagaatcagaaCCAGAACGAAActggcagcagcagtggcagcaccAATCAAGCAGCAACCGCCCCAG CTAACCACAGTTCAAAGGAAGCTCTGACACCCCCACaaccaccgccaccgccgccgcctcccCCCAAAGCAAACGGCAACAGGAAAGCCTTACTGGCCAGCGTGAATTTCATGGCAGAGACAACCAAGGTCCGGCTCCTGCGGGGCTACATCTACGCGGGAGAGTTGCGGCAATTGTCCCCGACAGACACTGCCGTCGGCCAGGAGCTCTCGCTGCAGCCATTCTGGCAGCCACAGCCTCTGGTGGCCAAGCTCAACGATGTGGGCTCGTTCCAGCTGCAGGAGCAGTTCGCCATCATCAACGATGAGAAGTTTCTGCTGAGCGTCGATCGTCAGCAGCTGTTGATGGAGCTGCGTCCGCTGGGCGGTCTGGTGAGGCTGCCGCTCCATCAGTTCTACATTGCGTACAGGGATGCCAGCATTACCAATCATCTGTGCAAGGGAAAG CTACCCGTCATCTCCATCGATGGCTGGGCTCCCATTGTCCATCCGCAGACGCAGGCGCAGCTGGGCGAGCTCAAGGTGCTCCTTGCCATTGGCAGCGAGTCACAGATTGCCCAATTGAAGCAGCAGCGTGGCTTTGACCAGGACAACAATCAAGTGCCCACGAGCAGTCGCACCACAGATCTGCTGGACATGCTCCAGAATGCACTGACTGCGTCTCCACCACCCGCGAAAGTTACTACTGGCGCTGGGCCAAGTCCGCCTATAGCTGGAGCAGCTCCCTCAGCGGCCAGCAAATTCAGTTTCGACTTGCATATTGTGGGAGCAGCCGGATTGCCCCTGAATCCGGGCTATGGGAAATCGGGCAAAAAGCAGGCCAAGCGTCAGGCTGCAGCCAAACAGCGATTCCCACCCAACGAATCGCCCAACACCTATGTGACCTTCCAGGCCCTGAAAAGCAACAGTCCGACGTACAAGTCGCACGAGGGTCTGGTCTATGCCACGCCCGTTGTAGAGAAGTCCACCACACCGCAGTGGCGGACCAAGTTCCGGGTGGAAGTGAGCCTGGATTACCTAAACAAT CCCCAGAAACTGTTCATTCTGAAGCTGTGGAAGAAGGCTGCCATCAATGCAAGCGGCAGCACCGAGCCCACTCCGTTGGAGGATGCCATCATTGGGTTTGCTGCATTGAATCTCAGTCACAAGAAGCCAGGTGGCGAGCCGGCTTTTCCCAGTGGATGGCATAACATAGTCGATTTTAATGGGCGCGTGACCGGCGGCCTCGAGGCTCACGTGGAGCCACTGCCACCGCCCGGAGGCACCAGCATGGATACTGTGATAGATCAATTCGAGCAGTCCATGGAGCTGACCCACCTTCATCTGGGCCAGGCCATCAAGCGAAAGTACACGGAGCTGGAACAAATCTCACAAAGATTGCGCACACGTCTGGTGGACGTCACGGAGGAGGCCCTGACCTCTCCGGAGTACGATTTGGATGCAGCACTGGATAACTGGAAGATGGTAGAGACGGATGGGTACGACGACGAACTGGTGGCCGATTTTGAGCGGGCCCTGCGTACACCCACGCCCCCCAATTCGCCACCGCCCACCGCACAAAGGCCAAGTAATGAATCTGGCCGGGAATAG